A single window of Chloracidobacterium sp. DNA harbors:
- a CDS encoding P1 family peptidase, translating to MMVIRKVFCIVIVAATFAAASGQDSRKPRTRDLGLKIGILPTGPQNAITDVVGVTVGQTTIIRGDNVRTGITAILPHSGNMFREKVPGAVFVGNGFGKLAGSTQVNELGEIETPILLTSTLAVPRTADFLLDYMLALPGNEQVRSINPLVAETNDGGLNDIRGRHITREDVFGAIKTAKSEDVAEGSVGAGTGTVAFGWKGGIGTSSRKMPNSIGGYTIGVLVQSNFGGVLMIDGVPVGKELDKYYLKEVVSSDDQRSKFNVPQSADGSIIIVIATDAPLDHRQLMRLASRSMVGLGRTGSSMTNGSGDYAIAFSTANRINGSQNVRDVRVLGNDAMSPLFQAVIEATEEAILNSLFRATTVTGGGQTVEALPIDKVKDILKRYGRILK from the coding sequence ATGATGGTCATTAGGAAAGTATTTTGCATCGTTATCGTGGCTGCGACATTTGCCGCGGCATCTGGCCAGGATTCGCGAAAGCCGCGGACACGGGATCTAGGGCTCAAGATCGGTATTTTGCCGACCGGGCCGCAAAATGCGATCACCGATGTTGTCGGTGTAACGGTCGGGCAAACGACTATAATTCGTGGGGATAATGTCCGTACGGGTATAACGGCCATATTGCCCCATTCGGGCAATATGTTTCGCGAAAAGGTGCCGGGAGCCGTGTTTGTCGGAAACGGTTTTGGAAAATTGGCGGGTTCGACACAAGTCAACGAACTCGGCGAGATCGAAACGCCTATCCTGCTCACCTCGACGCTGGCCGTTCCGCGAACGGCCGATTTTCTGTTGGATTATATGCTTGCCCTGCCCGGAAATGAGCAGGTGAGGTCGATAAATCCGCTGGTAGCCGAGACCAATGACGGAGGCCTGAACGATATCCGGGGCCGTCATATCACACGCGAAGACGTATTTGGGGCAATAAAAACAGCCAAATCGGAAGACGTCGCAGAAGGCTCGGTCGGTGCCGGGACGGGAACTGTCGCATTCGGATGGAAAGGCGGGATAGGAACTTCATCGCGAAAGATGCCGAACTCGATCGGGGGATACACGATCGGGGTGTTAGTACAGTCCAACTTCGGCGGTGTCCTGATGATCGACGGCGTTCCTGTCGGGAAAGAGCTCGATAAATATTATCTGAAAGAAGTTGTCAGCTCGGACGATCAACGATCCAAATTTAACGTTCCGCAATCGGCCGATGGCTCGATCATTATCGTGATCGCGACGGACGCTCCGCTTGATCATCGTCAACTTATGCGTTTGGCATCGCGGTCTATGGTCGGTCTGGGCCGAACCGGTTCGTCAATGACCAACGGCAGCGGCGATTATGCAATAGCGTTTTCGACTGCAAACCGAATAAATGGGTCACAGAATGTTCGTGATGTGCGCGTGCTCGGTAACGATGCGATGTCGCCGCTCTTTCAAGCCGTGATCGAGGCAACCGAAGAAGCGATCTTAAATTCGTTGTTCAGGGCGACAACGGTTACCGGTGGTGGACAAACGGTCGAGGCACTGCCAATCGATAAGGTCAAAGATATCCTGAAACGCTACGGACGGATCCTCAAATAA
- a CDS encoding M48 family metallopeptidase, translating into MANDQQDLAVCPNGHRQPAQGSRFCIYCGTAIAAQAHVPPLQPGAPQPNIYGGQVPPANFNPGVLPPPQFAPPSPSCLTCGGDGRGLAEKTIICKECHWLRPLVPGYRIDNSAFAWAADAKAMAALRAAKPLNAAAKAVSEKVGRKWIEVSFNGILLGEKQLPRVFGQAVRAARILGMSHMPDIYLSGDRPWDCLTFGSDKNSFIVIGSAVAGNFQGVDMLYLLAREMGHCKAGHALWKTVIRFFLGEQGPARGFMAGGIFNAILSPSALIGGAIEMPLLAWARQAEITADRAGLLAVGNEDVARRTLLSWSLKSSFIFKQINIETWLEQQKEDDGDMLRLSELTTTSTPYLGPRLKQLNQFATSPEFHQTTTWIKQLLTQNAPPKPTAAATPGATTVTHPVTTPMATPPATPPPAAKELKIKCTSCQAPLRVPMSAFAGKPKLSVKCPSPTCGKITVVKKKTKPAEPNAHPAQIREENQNYGE; encoded by the coding sequence ATGGCTAACGATCAACAAGATCTAGCGGTCTGTCCTAACGGCCATCGTCAGCCCGCACAAGGCTCGCGGTTCTGTATCTATTGCGGTACGGCCATCGCGGCTCAGGCTCACGTTCCGCCGCTGCAACCGGGCGCCCCACAACCGAATATATACGGTGGCCAGGTTCCTCCGGCCAATTTCAACCCAGGTGTTCTGCCGCCGCCTCAATTTGCGCCGCCATCTCCTAGTTGTCTCACTTGTGGCGGGGATGGCCGCGGATTAGCCGAAAAAACGATCATCTGCAAGGAATGCCACTGGCTTCGTCCGCTCGTTCCCGGCTATCGCATCGATAATTCGGCTTTTGCCTGGGCCGCAGATGCCAAGGCGATGGCCGCTCTGCGGGCAGCAAAGCCGCTGAATGCAGCCGCGAAAGCCGTGTCGGAGAAAGTCGGCCGTAAATGGATAGAGGTTTCTTTTAACGGAATACTGCTTGGTGAAAAGCAACTGCCGCGCGTTTTCGGCCAGGCAGTCCGCGCGGCCAGGATTCTGGGTATGTCCCATATGCCCGACATTTATCTATCGGGAGACAGACCGTGGGACTGCCTCACATTTGGCAGCGATAAAAATTCGTTTATTGTGATCGGTTCCGCCGTCGCCGGAAACTTTCAGGGTGTCGATATGCTCTATTTGCTGGCCCGCGAGATGGGGCATTGCAAGGCAGGGCACGCTCTGTGGAAGACGGTGATCCGATTCTTTCTCGGCGAACAAGGGCCGGCCCGAGGCTTTATGGCTGGCGGCATTTTTAACGCGATACTCAGTCCGTCAGCTCTAATTGGCGGTGCAATAGAAATGCCGCTGCTCGCATGGGCTCGTCAGGCTGAGATCACGGCGGATCGAGCGGGCCTGCTCGCTGTTGGTAACGAAGATGTCGCACGCCGTACCCTGCTGTCGTGGTCATTGAAATCTTCATTTATCTTTAAGCAGATAAATATCGAAACTTGGCTCGAACAACAGAAAGAGGACGATGGAGATATGTTACGACTCTCGGAACTCACGACAACGTCAACGCCCTATCTTGGGCCTCGTCTGAAACAGTTGAACCAATTCGCGACAAGTCCGGAGTTTCACCAGACCACCACTTGGATCAAACAGTTGCTGACTCAAAATGCGCCCCCTAAGCCGACGGCGGCCGCAACTCCGGGAGCAACTACGGTCACTCACCCGGTCACTACACCGATGGCTACCCCGCCGGCCACTCCGCCGCCAGCGGCAAAAGAGCTTAAGATCAAATGCACTTCGTGCCAAGCTCCGTTGCGAGTGCCAATGTCTGCCTTTGCGGGCAAGCCGAAACTTTCCGTCAAATGCCCAAGCCCAACGTGCGGAAAGATCACCGTTGTTAAGAAGAAAACAAAGCCGGCAGAGCCCAATGCTCATCCGGCGCAAATAAGAGAGGAGAATCAAAACTATGGCGAATGA
- a CDS encoding dCTP deaminase, producing MTIKSDIWLRRMADEHQMIDPFLPELVREIDGRKIISAGASSYGYDMRLADDGFRIFSSVHGKEIDPKRFDDQYSLIEPDMQTADDGSKYYILPGHHYGLGVTVETFRMPRNVTGVALGKSTYARAGLLVNTTPLEAGWTGRLVVEIANLANLPLRVYVNEGIGQILFFESDEDCAVSYKDRGGKYQGQTGLTFAKV from the coding sequence ATGACCATCAAATCAGATATTTGGCTACGCCGGATGGCCGACGAACATCAGATGATCGATCCTTTTCTGCCCGAACTCGTTCGCGAGATCGATGGACGAAAGATCATCTCGGCCGGAGCGTCGAGCTATGGATACGATATGCGTCTGGCGGACGACGGTTTTCGTATTTTCTCCTCGGTCCACGGAAAGGAGATAGACCCGAAACGCTTTGACGACCAATATTCCCTGATCGAACCGGATATGCAGACGGCCGATGACGGTTCGAAATACTACATCTTGCCGGGACATCATTACGGACTCGGCGTCACTGTCGAGACATTTCGAATGCCGCGCAATGTGACGGGCGTCGCCCTAGGCAAATCGACATATGCGCGAGCAGGCCTTTTGGTCAATACGACCCCACTTGAAGCAGGTTGGACCGGCCGCCTGGTCGTTGAGATCGCAAATCTCGCCAATCTACCGCTCCGTGTATATGTTAACGAAGGCATCGGGCAGATACTTTTTTTTGAATCAGACGAAGATTGTGCCGTTTCGTATAAGGATCGCGGCGGCAAGTATCAGGGCCAAACGGGACTGACATTCGCAAAGGTTTGA